One region of Eupeodes corollae chromosome 1, idEupCoro1.1, whole genome shotgun sequence genomic DNA includes:
- the LOC129941063 gene encoding armadillo repeat-containing protein 2, with amino-acid sequence MESSTKPSEDSVSTIKLGHQKMRRRSRSMTPSCKDSCSDSGSGSFDLKKNMAEVMASGDFRGSYNQLHSPYDSDQSGSGFRKTTAEIISEARTMLHGTSNSGVRLVSTRRPITPRDPRRQLYGKVAPPGRPPSAFSLRYLQLEVRNLPALDPIPMPTIDKDSNKSAAPLQSMGPKFESFDTKYQRKLPALPQKVRTPPRENGQTPNPSKTKLTTNKNASNHFDLDSTSASSKPSEPHPLALPAFCQDENENNLSNIGINILSSRKLFARNYDLLAQTSTETLTDMLKEHSGIKECTDETIQHIYAILLELYNRIRSTHGTWRSAVLGGLYGLVECTSPKILLAIARVVLGLRVTGSNLTGACKLVFKVARNEANDYLFDETDVPELLIDGLGRASPLDEPEACIYGYGAVRFLTSDSQQNRETDVVDYNKNDAFWELTSELPPKPSTAPERDTKITTFQFRSKRQSSLKQISIAQRLSKHGAVQLMVLHLQIVNEAGARKKLTGPPLHALYQLSAALRALAGAQQAKNIEFDNLRAQSAHDRASADKMTRYFGETSPEVDFIHLELACPHLIKAAEISIGELEIQANIIRTLSVLSEDMRCCEALAEFTGKIGMLLGPSRHILSDSPKKLLSILSRLGYILGNILARFNSARMQFYQNDVAMEYLFDALVFYSKQKLTLQNHLGDTVVDVLIKLIRVIANMGVNCEVGCGLGQKNGLGDILLHILKRLNQIRETNMNPEMQELLNATLGALHNLCFYQDQSPDSVPISGENCEGSISNILVDLGPVLCQNLRNGPDPVRIEAIRVLGNLSRNQIARMAYCKAGGLRTIVHCLSSPEYNLRTSAVGVLVNLLGDWENRTPFMELKGQLILMEMLKMYLQQEDWLVAGIICQAFWNLLIDTHNVINVLGEKLTDELSDILAEYLDEHRFFKGVSPDSMWEQFALVATDLLERIQSNLGSPFQSYELDSGTDEDDVHIEGLGGDQSI; translated from the exons atGGAATCATCTACAAAACCTTCAGAAGATAGCGTTAGCACTATTAAACTAGGACATCAAAAGATGCGTCGTAGGTCTCGTAGTATGACTCCATCGTGCAAAGATAGTTGTTCGGACAGTGGAAGTGGTTCATTTGACTTAAAAAAGAACATGGCAGAAGTTATGGCATCAGGGGACTTTAGAGGTTCTTATAATCAACTTCATTCTCCATACGATTCTGACCAAAGTGGTTCAGGTTTTCGGAAAACTACAGCAGAAATTATAAGTGAAGCTAGAACAATGTTACATGGAACTAGCAATAGCG GTGTTCGTTTGGTCAGTACTCGTCGACCCATCACCCCTAGGGATCCACGACGACAATTATATGGAAAAGTTGCTCCACCTGGACGTCCACCAAGTGCATTTAG TCTCCGATATCTTCAATTGGAGGTTCGGAATCTACCAGCATTGGACCCAATTCCAATGCCAACAATTGATAAAGATTCAAACAAATCAGCAGCTCCTTTGCAATCAATGGGTCCAAAATTTGAATCATTTGACACAAAATACCAACGGAAGCTTCCTGCACTTCCGCAAAAAGTTAGAACCCCACCCAGAGAAAATG GTCAAACACCAAACCCATCGAAGACCAAACTCACCACCAACAAAAATGCTTCAAATCATTTCGATTTGGATTCAACATCAGCTAGCTCAAAGCCATCAGAGCCACATCCGTTAGCGTTACCTGCATTTTGtcaagatgaaaatgaaaacaatttatcaAATATTGGAATAAATATTCTTTCATCGAGAAAACTCTTCGCAAGGAACTATGACTTGCTGGCGCAAACATCAACGGAAACCCTTACGGATATGCTGAAGGAACATTCGGGAATCAAGGAGTGCACCGATGAAACTATCCAGCACATTTATGCC ATTTTGTTGGAGCTTTACAATCGTATTCGAAGTACACATGGAACATGGCGCAGTGCAGTCCTCGGAGGTTTATATGGCCTTGTTGAATGCacatcaccaaaaattttactcgCAATTGCAAGGGTTGTCCTTGGG cTTCGTGTTACTGGAAGCAATCTCACTGGAGCTTGTAAGTTGGTGTTCAAGGTAGCTCGCAACGAAGCTAATGATTATCTATTTGACGAAACCGATGTACCGGAGCTTCTTATCGATGGACTGGGACGGGCTAGTCCATTAGACGAACCAGAAGCTTGTATTTATGGCTATGGAGCAGTGCGATTCCTTACAAGTGACAGCCAACAAAACCGGGAAACAGACGTGGTAGATTACAATAAGAACGATGCATTTTGGGAGCTGACCAGCGAATTACCACCAAAGCCCTCAACGGCACCTGAACGAGACACCAAAATAACAACTTTCCAGTTTCGTAGCAAGCGTCAAAGTTCTCTTAAGCAAATCTCAATTGCTCAGCGTCTATCGAAACATGGGGCAGTACAATTGATGGTTTTGCACTTGCAAATTGTAAATGAAGCCGGCGCAAGGAAAAAACTTACTGGACCACCCTTGCATGCACTGTATCAATTATCAGCTGCATTGAGAGCCTTGGCTGGAGCCCAACAAGctaaaaacattgaatttgacAATTTACGGGCCCAGTCAGCTCATGATCGTGCTTCAGCTGATAAAATGACTAGATATTTTGGCGAAACAAGCCCTGAAGTTGACTTCATTCACCTGGAATTAGCATGCCCTCATCTGATTAAGGCTGCCGAGATTTCGATAGGGGAATTGGAAATTCAGGCTAACATTATAAGGACCTTgag TGTTCTTTCAGAAGATATGAGGTGCTGTGAGGCTCTGGCAGAGTTTACAGGAAAAATTGGCATGCTTTTGGGTCCAAGTCGGCATATATTAAGTGATTCGCCAAAAAAGCTTTTGTCTATCCTGAGCAGATTGGGATATATTTTGGGAAATATATTGGCTCGTTTTAATAGTGCTAGAATGCAG TTCTATCAAAACGATGTGGCAATGGAGTATTTGTTCGACGCGTTGGTTTTCTACTCTAAGCAGAAACTAACTTTACAAAATCATTTGGGCGACACAGTTGTAGATGTCCTGATAAAGTTGATTCGTGTCATTGCTAACATGGGCGTCAATTGCGAAGTGGGTTGTGGACTGGGCCAGAAGAATGGACTAGGAGATATATTGCTGCATATTCTGAAGAGATTAAATCAAATAAGAGAGACAAATATG AACCCTGAAATGCAAGAACTTTTAAACGCCACTCTTGGTGCTCTCCATAACTTATGTTTCTATCAGGATCAGTCACCCGATTCTGTTCCAATAAGTGGGGAAAATTGTGAAGGAAGCATTTCTAATATTCTGGTCGATTTAGGTCCTGTGTTATGCCAGAATTTACGAAACGGTCCCGATCCAGTTCGAATTGAAGCAATTCGTGTGTTGGGAAATCTAAGTCGCAATCAAATCGCTCGAATGGCTTATTGCAAAGCTGGCGGTCTAAGGACAATTGTTCACTGTTTAAGTTCTCCGGAATATAATCTTAGAACAAGCGCGGTTGGAGTTTTAGTTAACCTCTTAGGAGATTGGGAGAATCGTACTCCATTCATGGAACTAAAGGGGCAACTCATTTTAATGGAAATGCTTAAGATGTACCTTCAACAAGAGGATTGGTTGGTAGCTGGAATTATATGTCAAGCTTTTTGGAATCTTCTTATTGATACACATAACGTGATCAACGTATTGGGTGAAAAACTAACTGACGAGCTGTCTGATATTCTAGCCGAGTATTTGGATGAGCATCGTTTTTTCAAGGGCGTTAGTCCGGATTCAATGTGGGAACAATTTGCATTGGTGGCAACAGATCTTTTGGAAAGGATTCAATCGAATCTGGGTTCTCCATTCCAGTCCTATGAATTAGACAGTGGGACCGATGAAGATGATGTTCATATCGAGGGTTTAGGTGGAGATCAAAGTATTTAA